One Micropterus dolomieu isolate WLL.071019.BEF.003 ecotype Adirondacks linkage group LG23, ASM2129224v1, whole genome shotgun sequence DNA window includes the following coding sequences:
- the taf1 gene encoding transcription initiation factor TFIID subunit 1 isoform X4 translates to MSDSDSDEDQDRPFSLTGFLFGNINEDGQLEDDSVLDNESKKHLAGLGNLGLGSLITEITANSEDDQDENRDSGNVDAEGWVKSTEDAVDYSDISEVAEDETKKYRQAMGSLQPSRKTDDEDDYDADCEDIDSKLMPPPPPPSLPTSAKKEEPSSQSPNVGEDGDGIILPSIIAPSSTADKVDFSSSSDSESETDRPCQGLGAGGPPDSLNLPLAGIMQKDAAKALPGVTELFPEFRPGKVLRFLRLFGPGKNMPSVWRSARRKKKRKHRDPLPGTPPPEGEPIEQSQEKKSGWIYEYALAPPPEQCLSDDEITMMAPVESKFSQTCGDGDKEAESRPKVAEWRYGPAQLWYDMLGVSEDGSNFNYGFKLKEEQSSEPQKQHTPKERTETVHEFLKRDDNDDDDDDEDEDKDRQALENELFLMVTQLQWEDDIIWNGEEVKHKGTKTQRASLAGWLPSSMTRNANAYNAQQGLTRSNSLLVPPTPPPMPKASSISGSKREKNNHDNQTFHEEDSPWFSIFPIDNEELVYGRWEDNIIWDDQEMDHMLMPPVLTLDPNDENIILEMPNEKEEMTSHSPSKENKKETAIKKSRILLGKTGVIKDEPQQNMSQPEVKDPWNLSNDEFYYPKQQGLRGTFGGNIIQHSIPALELRQPFFPTHMGPMKLRQFHRPTLKKYSFGALAQPGPHPVQPLLKHIKKKAKMREQERQASGGGDMFFMRTPQDLTGKDGDLILAEYSEEYPPLIMQVGMATKIKNYYKRKPGKDPGAPDCKYGETVYCHTSPFLGSLHPGQLLQAFENNLFRAPIYVHKMPETDFLVLRTRHGYYIRELVDIIVVGQECPLYEVPGPNSKRANTHIRDFLQVFIYRLFWKSKDRPRRIRMEDIKKAFPSHSESSIRKRLKLCADFKRTGMDSNWWVLKPDFRLPTEEEIRAMVSPEQCCAYYSMLVAEQRLKDAGYGEKSFFAPDEENEEDFQMKIDDEVRTAPWNTTRAFISAMKGKCLLEVTGVADPTGCGEGFSYVKVPNKPTQQKDDKEPQPAKKTVTGTDADLRRLSLKNAKQLLRKFGVPEEEIKKLSRWEVIDVVRTMSTEQARSGEGPMSKFARGSRFSVAEHQERYKEECQRIFDLQNKVLESTEVLSTDTDSSSAEDSDFEEMGKNIENMLQNKKTSSQLSREREEQERKELQRMLMGEESDRDNKGRKERRKGLSSSLSTSSHKDDDTSSVTSLNSSATGRRLKIYRTFKDEDGKEYVRCETVRKAAVIDAYTRIRQTKDEEFIRKFAVFDEQHREEMRKERRRIQEQLRRLKRNQEKDKIKGPPEKKAKKVKERPDLKLKCGACGAIGHMRTNKFCPLYYQTNAPPSNPVAMTEEQEEELEKTVIHNDNEELIKVEGTKIVLGKQLIESADEVRRKSLVLKFPKQQLPPKKKRRVGSAVHCDYLNKPHKAIHRRRTDPMVTLSSVLESIINDMRDHPNTYPFHTPVNAKVVKDYYKIITRPMDLQTLRENVRKRMYPSREEFREAVEVIVKNSATYNGAKHPITQVAQSMLDLCDAKLKEKEDRLVRLEKAINPLLDDDDQVAFSFILDNIVTQKMMVVPDSWPFHHPVNKKFVPDYYKVIINPMDLESIRKNISKHKYQNRDAFLSDVSLIHANSITYNGQDSPYTKTALDIINVCKQTLAEYDEHLTQLEKDISTAKEAALDAADLECLDPMTPGPYTPQGRHSRRPGEEESDVDIEGFEEEDDGKPKTPAPAEDADGDLEDEDDDEEMLLPPRRRLHNPEEEEEEEEDGRSHRPAQASVLYQDLLMSDGEDDASEEEGDNPFSSIQLSESGSDSDREIDVRPAPPRRAQETARMGMEQEESMMSYEGDMPDEPHMEDSNVSYGSYEESRSQMQPSSMGNGEDYGISEEEEEDEEDEARRRGPAVLSQVQLSEDEESEEFRSIGGDSDMDSDN, encoded by the exons ATGTCGGACTCTGACAGTGATGAAGACCAAGATCGTCCTTTCTCTCTAACTGGCTTCCTTTTTGGAAACATCAATGAAGATGGACAGCTAGAGGATGACAGTGTTCTGGACAAT GAGTCCAAAAAGCATTTGGCTGGTTTGGGTAATCTGGGTCTAGGCTCACTCATTACAGAGATCACTGCAAATTCAGAAGATgatcaagatgaaaacagagACTCTGGAAATGTGGATGCTGAAG GTTGGGTGAAAAGCACTGAAGATGCAGTTGATTATTCTGACATCAGTGAGGTTGCTGAGGATGAGACAAAGAAGTACCGTCAGGCCATGGGGTCTTTGCAGCCCAGCAGGAAAACAG ATGATGAGGATGATTATGATGCCGACTGTGAGGATATTGATTCTAAGCTCATGCCTCCTCCGCCCCCACCAAGTCTTCCTACGTCTGCTAAGAAAGAGGAACCCTCCTCCCAGAGCCCAAATG TTGGGGAAGATGGTGACGGCATCATCCTGCCCTCCATCATCGCACCATCCTCTACGGCTGATAAGGTTGACTTCAGCAGTTCCTCAGACTCTGAGTCAGAAACTGACCGTCCCTGTCAGGGCTTGGGGGCTGGGGGCCCCCCAGATAGTCTCAACCTCCCTCTTGCTGGCATCATGCAGAAGGATGCTGCCAAAGCTCTGCCAGGTGTCACAGAGCTTTTTCCAGAGTTTAGGCCTGGAAAG GTGCTTAGGTTCTTACGCCTGTTTGGTCCTGGAAAGAATATGCCATCAGTTTGGAGGAGTGCCCGCAGGAAGAAGAAGCGGAAGCACCGAGACCCTCTACCTGGAACACCTCCACCAGAAGGAGAGCCCATAGAGCAGAGCCAGGAGAAGAAGTCTGGATGGATTTACGAGTACGCACTCGCTCCACCCCCAGAGCAGTGTCTCTCTGATGATGAG ATAACCATGATGGCTCCAGTAGAATCTAAGTTCTCACAAACTTGTGGTGATGGGGACAAGGAGGCAGAGTCTCGACCTAAAGTAGCAGAATGGAGATATGGTCCAGCCCAGCTCTGGTACGACATGCTAGGCGTCTCTGAGGACGGAAGCAACTTTAACTACGGGttcaagctaaaagaagagCAGTCCAGTGAGCCTCAGAAGCAGCACACGCCTAAAGAAAGAACAGAGACTGTACATGAG TTTCTGAAGCGGGACGAtaatgacgatgatgatgatgatgaagatgaagataaGGACAGACAAGCCCTCGAGAATGAGCTCTTCCTGATGGTCACTCAGCTGCAATGGGAGGACGATATTATCTGGAATGGGGAGGAAGTAAAACACAAGGGCACCAAGACTCAGCGAGCCAGTCTGGCGGGATGGCTGCCTTCTAGCATGACCCGCAATGCCAATGCTTATAACGCACAGCAGG GTCTGACAAGAAGTAATTCCCTGTTGGTGCCACCTACGCCTCCACCCATGCCCAAAGCTTCTTCAATCTCTGGCTCTAAGcgggaaaaaaacaaccatgACAATCAGA CCTTTCACGAAGAAGACTCTCCCTGGTTCTCCATTTTCCCCATTGACAACGAGGAGTTGGTGTATGGACGCTGGGAAGATAACATTATCTGGGATGACCAGGAGATGGATCACATGCTCATGCCACCTGTTCTCACACTGGATCCCAATGATGAAAATATCATCCTAG AAATGCCTAATGAAAAGGAGGAGATGACATCCCACTCCCCATCAAAAGAGAATAAGAAGGAAACGGCAATCAAAAAGAGCCGCATCCTGCTGGGGAAGACTGGGGTGATAAAAGATGAGCCACAGCAG AACATGTCCCAGCCTGAAGTGAAGGACCCCTGGAACCTCTCCAATGATGAGTTCTACTATCCCAAACAGCAGGGCCTGAGGGGGACCTTCGGTGGCAACATCATTCAG CACTCCATCCCAGCACTGGAGCTGAGGCAGCCCTTCTTCCCTACTCACATGGGGCCTATGAAGCTGCGCCAGTTTCATCGACCGACGCTGAAGAAGTACTCATTTGGAGCTTTGGCTCAGCCAGGTCCTCATCCCGTCCAGCCACTGCTCAAACACATTAAGAAGAAAGCCAAG ATGAGAGAGCAGGAGCGGCAGGCATCAGGCGGAGGAGACATGTTCTTCATGCGAACCCCACAGGACTTGACAGGCAAAGATGGAGACCTGATCCTGGCAGAGTACAGTGAAGAATACCCCCCTCTCATCATGCAAGTCGGCATGGCCACTAAGATCAAAAACTACTACAAAAGG AAACCTGGAAAGGATCCTGGAGCACCCGACTGTAAATATGGAGAGACTGTGTACTGCCACACATCCCCTTTCCTGGGTTCTCTGCATCCCGGACAGCTGCTCCAG gCATTTGAAAACAACCTTTTCCGTGCTCCGATCTACGTGCACAAGATGCCAGAGACTGATTTCTTAGTTCTACGAACGCGACACGGCTACTACATTAGAGAACTTGTGGACATTATTGTAGTCGGTCAGGAGTGCCCCTTGTATGAGGTTCCAGGGCCCAACTCCAAAAGAGCCAATACTCACATCCGAGACTTCCTACAG GTGTTTATTTACCGCTTGTTCTGGAAAAGCAAGGATCGGCCCCGGAGAATTCGCATGGAGGATATAAAGAAAGCTTTTCCCTCACACTCAGAAAGCAGCATCAGGAAACGACTAAAACTCTGTGCTGACTTCAAACGTACAG GGATGGACTCTAACTGGTGGGTGCTAAAGCCTGACTTCAGATTGCCTACAGAGGAGGAGATCAGGGCCATGGTGTCTCCAGAGCAGTGTTGTGCTTACTATAGCATGCTGGTGGCAGAGCAGAGACTCAAG GATGCTGGATATGGTGAGAAATCCTTCTTTGCTCCAGACGAGGAGAATGAAGAGGACTTTCAAATGAAGATTGATGATGAG GTGCGGACAGCTCCTTGGAACACAACAAGAGCCTTCATTTCTGCCATGAAGGGGAAATGTTTGTTGGAGGTTACAGGTGTGGCTGATCCAACAGGCTGTGGAGAGGGTTTCTCCTACGTCAAAGTTCCCAACAAGCCCACTCAACAGAAG GATGACAAAGAGCCACAACCTGCTAAGAAGACAGTGACAGGGACAGACGCTGACCTGAGGAGACTCTCGCTGAAGAATGCGAAGCAGCTGCTGCGCAAGTTTGGTGTTCCAGAGGAAGAG ATCAAGAAGCTCTCGCGCTGGGAGGTGATTGACGTGGTGAGAACCATGTCCACAGAGCAGGCACGTTCAGGCGAGGGACCCATGAGCAAGTTTGCGAGAGGCTCTCGTTTCTCAGTTGCTGAACATCAGGAGCGTTACAAGGAAGAGTGCCAAAGGATCTTTGACCTACAGAACAA AGTGTTAGAGTCGACAGAGGTGCTCTCCACGGACACAGACAGCAGCTCAGCAGAGGACAGTGACTTTGAGGAGATGGGGAAGAACATCGAGAACATGCTGCAGAACAAGAAGACCAGCTCCCAGCTTTCCCGTGAGAgggaggagcaggagaggaaagagCTGCAGAGAATGCTGATGGGCGAGGAGAGCGATCGTGACAACAAGGGACGCAAGGAGCGGCGCAAAggcctgt CCAGCTCCTTATCGACCAGCTCCCACAAGGACGATGACACGTCCTCTGTCACCAGCCTAAACTCCTCAGCCACAGGACGGCGACTCAAGATCTATCGCACCTTCAAGGATGAGGATGGAAAGGAATATGTCCGCTGTGAGACAGTTCGCAAGGCTGCAGTCATCGACGCCTACACCAGGATCAGACAAACCAAGGATGAAGAATTCAT ACGAAAGTTTGCCGTTTTCGATGAGCAGCACCGAGAAGAGATGAGGAAGGAGCGCCGGCGTATTCAGGAGCAGCTAAGGAGGCTGAAGAGAAACCAAGAGAAAGACAAGATCAAGGGACCTCCAGAGAAGAAGGCCAAGAAGGTCAAAGAGAGACCAGACCTCAAG CTAAAGTGCGGTGCATGTGGAGCCATCGGACACATGAGGACAAACAAGTTCTGCCCGCTGTACTACCAGACCAACGCTCCACCTTCTAACCCAGTGGCCATgacagaggagcaggaggaggagctggaaaagACCGTCATCCACAATGACAACGAGGAACTGATCAAAGTGGAGGGTACCAAGATTGTGCTGGGCAAACAGCTCATTGAGAG TGCTGATGAGGTGCGCAGAAAGTCTTTAGTGCTCAAGTTCCCTAAGCAACAGCTCCCACCAAAGAAGAAGAGACGTGTGGGCAGCGCTGTGCACTGTGACTACCTCAAT AAGCCACACAAGGCCATCCACCGCAGACGCACTGACCCCATGGTGACTTTGTCTTCTGTGCTAGAGAGCATCATCAATGACATGCGGGATCACCCCAAC ACGTATCCATTCCACACACCAGTCAATGCCAAGGTTGTGAAGGACTACTATAAGATCATCACACGGCCCATGGACCTGCAGACGCTGCGGGAGAATGTACGCAAGCGAATGTATCCCTCAAGGGAGGAGTTCCGTGAAGCAGTTGAAGTTATCGTCAAAAACAGTGCCACCTACAATG GGGCAAAACATCCAATAACACAGGTAGCACAATCCATGCTGGACCTATGCGATGCTAAACTGAAAGAG AAGGAGGACAGGCTGGTCAGGCTGGAGAAAGCCATCAATCCGTTGCTGGATGATGATGATCAGGTGGCCTTCTCCTTCATCCTGGACAACATTGTTACCCAGAAAATGATGGTGGTTCCCGAT TCATGGCCGTTTCACCATCCTGTCAACAAAAAGTTTGTGCCTGATTATTATAAAGTGATCATAAACCCCATGGATCTGGAGAGCATCCGTAAG AACATCTCCAAACACAAATACCAAAACCGTGATGCGTTCCTCTCAGATGTCAGTCTCATCCACGCCAACAGTATCACGTACAATG GGCAAGATAGTCCATACACCAAGACAGCCCTGGACATTATCAATGTGTGCAAGCAAACCTTGGCAGAG TATGATGAACACTTGACCCAGTTGGAGAAGGACATCTCTACTGCTAAAGAGGCAGCTCTGGATGCAGCGGACTTGGAGTGTCTGGACCCAATGACGCCAGGGCCATACACACCGCAG GGTCGCCACAGTAGAAGACCCGGAGAGGAAGAGTCAGATGTGGACATTGAAGGCTTTGAGGAGGAAGATGATGGCAAACCCAAGACCCCTGCTCCT GCAGAGGACGCAGACGGAGATCTAGAGGACGAAGATGATGACGAGGAGATGCTGCTGCCACCTCGCAGACGGTTGCACAACccggaggaagaggaggaggaagaagaggacgGAAGGTCTCACCGACCAGCCCAAGCCAGTGTGCTGTACCAGGACCTGCTCATGTCTGACGGAGAGGATGATGCCAGCGAAGAGGAGGGCGACAACCCTTTCTCCT CCATACAGCTGTCGGAGAGTGGAAGCGACTCTGACAGAGAGATAGATGTGCGACCAGCACCTCCACGGAGAGCTCAAGAGACGGCGCGCATGGGcatggagcaggaggagagcaTGATGTCATATGAAGGGGACATGCCTGATGAGCCTCACATGGAAGACAGCAATGTCAG TTACGGCAGCTATGAGGAGAGCCGAAGTCAGATGCAGCCCTCTAGCATGGGAAACGGAGAAGACTACGGCATcagcgaggaggaggaagaagatgaggaagatgaAGCACGGAGGAGAGGCCCAGCCGTGCTCTCCCAGGTCCAGCTTAGTGAAGACGAGGAGAGCGAAGAGTTCAGATCCATAGGAGGAGACAGCGACATGGACTCTGACAACTAG